A stretch of Hydrogenothermus marinus DNA encodes these proteins:
- a CDS encoding HAD family hydrolase — MDRQNKEYLQRILFEELEGYFFDLDGTLIDSSKDIAIAANYALKKLGFNELPEKEIIKNVGYGGENLIKGILPEKKEELIKEGVKYFREYYFSNPAVHTKLYDGIYEILEGLKKKNKKIAVITNKYFDISKQILGKLQIIDMIDILIGGDSVENKKPHPEPVLKALEDLNISNAVMIGDSETDIKSGKEAGIYTILVEYGFGKIDIAKKLGPNFIVKNTKELKGILL, encoded by the coding sequence ATGGATAGACAAAATAAAGAATATTTACAAAGAATATTATTTGAAGAATTAGAAGGATATTTTTTTGATCTTGATGGAACATTGATAGATTCTTCAAAAGATATAGCAATAGCAGCAAACTATGCTTTAAAAAAACTTGGTTTTAATGAACTTCCTGAAAAAGAGATAATTAAAAATGTTGGTTATGGTGGTGAAAACCTTATAAAAGGAATATTGCCAGAAAAAAAAGAAGAATTAATAAAGGAAGGAGTTAAATATTTTAGGGAGTATTACTTTTCAAATCCGGCAGTACATACGAAACTTTATGATGGTATTTATGAGATATTAGAAGGATTAAAAAAGAAAAATAAAAAAATAGCAGTTATTACAAATAAATATTTTGATATATCAAAACAGATTTTAGGAAAACTTCAAATAATAGACATGATAGATATTCTAATAGGAGGCGATTCTGTAGAAAATAAAAAACCTCATCCTGAGCCTGTTTTAAAAGCATTAGAAGATTTAAACATATCAAATGCAGTAATGATTGGAGATAGTGAAACAGATATAAAATCAGGGAAAGAGGCAGGTATATACACTATTCTTGTAGAATATGGATTTGGGAAAATAGATATTGCAAAAAAATTAGGTCCAAATTTTATAGTGAAAAATACTAAAGAACTAAAAGGGATACTTTTATGA
- the eno gene encoding phosphopyruvate hydratase, translated as MSIIIDVKGREVLDSRGNPTVEAEVTLESGVVARAIVPSGASTGEREAIELRDGDPKRFKGKGVLKAVENINTKIADAIIGEESTDQVNIDNIMLKLDGTENKSKLGANAILAVSLAVARASAEELELPLYRYLGGTNAKILPVPLMNVINGGAHADNGLDIQEFMIVPVFGDSFKEALRAGVEVFHTLKSVLKEKGFSTNVGDEGGFAPALNSTKEALEILQEAIKKAGYDPEEDIFLALDAASSEFYDKEKGVYKFEGEELTAEDMIDLYGELISAYKIVSIEDPLAEDDWEGWKKLTEALGHRVQLVGDDLFTTNPKILQKGIDEGVANSILIKLNQIGSLTETLDAIELAKINAYTNIISHRSGETEDTFIADLAVATNAGQIKTGSASRTDRTAKYNQLLRIEEELGDNAIFKGKEVFKKYL; from the coding sequence ATGTCAATAATTATTGATGTAAAAGGTAGAGAAGTTTTAGATTCAAGAGGAAACCCAACAGTAGAAGCAGAAGTAACATTAGAAAGCGGAGTAGTAGCAAGAGCAATAGTTCCAAGTGGAGCATCAACAGGAGAAAGAGAAGCTATAGAACTTAGAGATGGAGATCCTAAAAGATTTAAAGGAAAAGGTGTATTAAAAGCAGTAGAAAATATTAATACAAAAATAGCAGATGCTATTATAGGAGAAGAGTCTACAGATCAAGTCAATATAGATAATATTATGCTTAAACTTGATGGTACTGAAAATAAATCTAAGCTTGGAGCAAATGCTATACTTGCAGTTTCTTTGGCTGTAGCAAGAGCATCTGCTGAAGAGCTTGAACTTCCTTTATATAGATATCTTGGTGGAACTAATGCAAAAATATTACCTGTTCCTTTAATGAATGTGATAAATGGTGGTGCCCATGCAGATAATGGACTTGATATTCAGGAATTTATGATAGTACCTGTTTTTGGAGATTCATTTAAAGAGGCTTTAAGAGCAGGAGTGGAAGTTTTCCACACATTAAAATCAGTTTTAAAAGAAAAAGGATTTTCTACAAATGTAGGAGATGAAGGTGGTTTTGCTCCAGCATTAAATAGTACAAAAGAAGCATTGGAAATACTCCAAGAAGCTATTAAAAAAGCAGGATATGATCCAGAAGAAGATATATTTTTAGCTTTAGATGCTGCTTCATCTGAGTTTTACGATAAAGAAAAAGGTGTTTACAAGTTTGAAGGAGAAGAGCTTACAGCAGAAGATATGATAGATTTATATGGTGAACTTATAAGTGCTTATAAAATAGTTTCAATTGAAGATCCTTTAGCAGAAGATGATTGGGAAGGATGGAAAAAGCTAACTGAAGCCCTTGGGCATAGAGTTCAATTAGTAGGAGATGATTTATTTACAACAAATCCAAAAATCCTTCAAAAAGGTATAGATGAAGGAGTAGCAAATTCTATATTAATAAAATTAAACCAAATAGGAAGTTTAACCGAAACATTAGATGCTATAGAACTTGCAAAAATAAATGCTTATACGAATATAATTTCCCATAGATCAGGGGAAACAGAAGATACATTTATAGCTGATTTAGCAGTAGCTACAAATGCAGGACAGATAAAAACAGGTTCTGCATCAAGAACAGATAGAACAGCAAAATATAATCAGCTTTTAAGAATTGAGGAAGAATTAGGAGATAATGCAATATTTAAAGGAAAAGAAGTTTTCAAAAAATATCTTTAA
- a CDS encoding DUF167 domain-containing protein, producing MKIRIKVKPNAKKEEIKKIEDDYFEIRVTVVPEKGKANKKVIEILSKYFKVPKSNITLLKGETSKEKLFEIIPKD from the coding sequence ATGAAAATAAGAATAAAAGTAAAACCTAATGCAAAAAAAGAAGAGATAAAAAAAATAGAAGATGACTATTTTGAAATTAGAGTTACAGTTGTTCCAGAAAAAGGAAAAGCTAACAAAAAAGTTATAGAGATACTATCTAAATATTTTAAAGTGCCAAAATCAAATATTACTCTTTTAAAAGGTGAAACCTCAAAAGAAAAACTTTTTGAAATTATTCCTAAGGATTAA
- a CDS encoding aspartate kinase: MPLVVKKFGGTSVGNLDRIRNVAKKVKKAVENGEKVVVVSSAMSGETDKLLEYCYSLSKRPNPREVDQVVSTGEQVAIGLLSIALQEMGIPAVSLTGWQVPIETDDIHTKARIKHINSKRIKEELDKGKVVIVAGFQGIDKNGDITTLGRGGSDTTAVALAAALKADICEIYTDVPGVFTADPRIVPEAKKIPIISYEEMMEMASLGSKVMQIRSVEFAAKYKVKIHVRSSFNDEEGTWIMEENEEMEKVAVRGISHDLKESKITVVKVPDKPGIAAKLFKTLGDKNIVVDMIVQNVSHEGYTDISFTVNKTDADYAEDIAKEVAKEVGAAGVDRNDKIAKISVVGLGMKTHAGTAGKMFDVLQKEGINIYAISTSEIKISCLIDEKYAELAVRALHEAFIEDKDVMVID; the protein is encoded by the coding sequence TTGCCTTTAGTTGTTAAAAAGTTTGGTGGAACATCAGTTGGAAATTTAGATAGAATAAGAAATGTTGCAAAAAAAGTAAAAAAAGCAGTAGAAAATGGTGAAAAGGTTGTTGTAGTTTCTTCTGCAATGTCTGGAGAAACAGATAAACTTCTTGAGTATTGTTATAGTTTATCAAAAAGGCCAAATCCAAGGGAAGTAGATCAGGTAGTATCAACTGGAGAGCAAGTAGCAATAGGACTTTTATCAATAGCACTTCAAGAGATGGGAATACCTGCAGTAAGCTTAACAGGGTGGCAAGTACCAATAGAAACAGATGATATTCATACAAAAGCAAGAATTAAACATATAAATTCTAAAAGAATAAAAGAAGAATTAGATAAAGGAAAAGTTGTAATAGTTGCAGGTTTTCAAGGAATAGATAAAAATGGAGATATTACAACCCTTGGAAGAGGTGGATCAGATACTACTGCAGTAGCTTTAGCAGCAGCTTTAAAAGCTGATATTTGTGAGATATATACAGATGTTCCTGGAGTATTTACAGCAGATCCAAGAATTGTACCTGAAGCTAAGAAAATACCTATTATCTCTTACGAAGAGATGATGGAAATGGCTTCTCTTGGATCTAAAGTCATGCAGATAAGATCAGTAGAATTTGCAGCAAAATATAAAGTAAAAATACATGTAAGATCTTCTTTTAATGATGAAGAAGGTACATGGATTATGGAGGAAAATGAAGAAATGGAAAAAGTAGCAGTAAGAGGAATAAGTCATGATTTAAAAGAATCAAAAATAACTGTTGTTAAAGTTCCTGATAAACCGGGAATTGCAGCAAAACTATTTAAAACCTTAGGAGACAAAAATATAGTTGTAGATATGATTGTTCAAAATGTTTCTCATGAAGGTTATACAGATATTTCATTTACAGTTAATAAAACAGACGCAGATTATGCAGAAGATATAGCAAAGGAAGTAGCAAAAGAGGTCGGAGCAGCTGGTGTAGATAGAAATGATAAAATAGCAAAAATATCTGTTGTTGGTCTTGGTATGAAAACCCATGCAGGCACAGCAGGTAAAATGTTTGATGTTCTTCAAAAAGAAGGAATTAATATATATGCAATTTCTACTTCTGAAATAAAAATATCTTGCTTAATAGATGAAAAATACGCAGAGCTTGCAGTAAGAGCTTTACATGAGGCATTTATAGAAGATAAAGATGTTATGGTTATAGATTAA
- the accC gene encoding acetyl-CoA carboxylase biotin carboxylase subunit encodes MRRKKIRKVLIANRGEIATRIIRACKELGIKTVAIYSEADSKGLWLKKADEAYMIPGDPIKAYLNFYKIVDLAKNTGADAIHPGYGFLAENADFARYCQKRGIIFIGPKPEHIELFGDKIKSKIAMREVGVPVLPGTDEPITDLEEAKKFAKKIGFPVIIKAAYGGGGRGMRIVKKEEDFEELFKSATSEAEKFFGNGAVFIEKYVENPRHIEIQVIADKYGNVVHLGERDCSIQRRHQKVIEIAPSPTLSEKVRRELYRVAVKSMFKLGYESVGTLEFLVDENDNFYFIEMNTRIQVEHPVTEMITGIDIMQRMIEIAEGKKLPFLQEEIQMRGYSIEFRINAEDPTKNFAPSPGRITSYHSPGGPGVRIDAAVYKDYIIPPYYDPMIAKLIVWALNWEQVVNRAQRSLDEFIVRGTPTNLALLRHIVRDKDFREGRFTTSYLDEKLPKFKFKREEINPEDLAVALAAAIAAYHKL; translated from the coding sequence ATGAGAAGAAAGAAAATAAGAAAAGTTTTAATAGCAAATAGAGGTGAAATAGCAACAAGAATAATAAGAGCATGTAAAGAGCTTGGTATAAAAACTGTTGCTATTTACTCGGAAGCAGATTCTAAAGGTTTATGGCTAAAAAAAGCAGATGAAGCTTATATGATACCTGGAGATCCAATAAAAGCATACCTTAACTTTTATAAAATTGTAGATTTAGCTAAGAACACTGGAGCAGATGCTATTCATCCTGGCTATGGGTTTTTAGCTGAAAATGCAGATTTTGCAAGGTACTGTCAAAAAAGAGGAATTATATTTATAGGTCCTAAACCTGAGCATATAGAGCTTTTTGGAGATAAGATTAAATCTAAGATTGCAATGAGAGAGGTTGGAGTACCTGTTCTTCCCGGAACTGATGAGCCAATTACAGATTTAGAAGAAGCTAAAAAATTTGCAAAGAAAATAGGTTTTCCAGTAATAATTAAGGCTGCTTATGGTGGCGGTGGCCGTGGAATGAGAATTGTTAAAAAAGAAGAAGATTTTGAAGAACTTTTTAAATCTGCAACTTCAGAAGCAGAGAAATTTTTTGGAAATGGAGCAGTATTTATAGAAAAGTATGTTGAAAATCCAAGACATATAGAAATTCAAGTAATTGCAGACAAATATGGGAATGTTGTACATCTTGGGGAAAGAGATTGTTCTATACAAAGAAGACATCAAAAAGTAATAGAGATAGCACCTTCTCCAACTTTATCAGAAAAAGTTAGAAGAGAGCTTTACAGAGTAGCAGTAAAATCTATGTTTAAACTTGGTTATGAAAGTGTTGGTACATTAGAGTTTCTTGTTGATGAAAATGATAATTTTTACTTTATTGAGATGAATACAAGAATTCAAGTTGAACATCCAGTTACAGAAATGATAACAGGAATAGATATAATGCAAAGGATGATAGAAATAGCAGAAGGAAAAAAACTTCCTTTCTTACAAGAAGAAATTCAGATGAGAGGTTATTCAATAGAATTTAGAATAAATGCAGAAGACCCAACTAAAAATTTTGCACCATCTCCTGGTAGAATAACATCTTATCACTCACCAGGGGGGCCAGGAGTAAGAATAGATGCTGCTGTATACAAAGATTATATAATTCCTCCTTATTATGATCCTATGATAGCAAAGCTTATAGTTTGGGCTTTAAATTGGGAACAAGTTGTAAATAGAGCTCAAAGATCCTTAGATGAATTTATAGTTAGAGGTACACCTACAAATTTAGCATTACTTCGTCATATTGTTAGAGATAAAGATTTTAGAGAAGGAAGATTTACAACAAGCTATTTAGATGAAAAACTTCCAAAATTCAAATTTAAAAGGGAAGAAATTAATCCTGAAGATTTAGCAGTTGCATTAGCTGCAGCTATAGCTGCGTATCATAAACTTTAA
- a CDS encoding FtsB family cell division protein, which translates to MQYLKEKKFSKNIFKNLLKADNILPLIFFFLLIYAGLTLLFGKNNVFKYIQEKKEKERLLKKIEDIKKENQVLQEKIHDLKYDKYTIEKKAREDLGLMKDGEEIFVIIEDQKEKKEKSDKWIDKIKNIYKEYYLKN; encoded by the coding sequence ATGCAATATTTAAAGGAAAAGAAGTTTTCAAAAAATATCTTTAAAAATTTATTAAAGGCAGATAATATTCTGCCTTTAATCTTTTTTTTCCTTTTAATATATGCAGGCCTAACTCTTTTATTTGGAAAAAACAATGTTTTTAAGTATATACAAGAAAAAAAAGAAAAAGAAAGATTGTTAAAAAAGATAGAAGACATAAAGAAGGAAAATCAAGTTCTTCAAGAAAAAATCCATGATTTAAAATATGATAAATATACTATTGAAAAAAAAGCAAGAGAAGATTTAGGCTTAATGAAAGATGGAGAAGAAATTTTTGTAATAATAGAAGATCAAAAAGAAAAAAAGGAAAAATCAGATAAATGGATAGACAAAATAAAGAATATTTACAAAGAATATTATTTGAAGAATTAG